The nucleotide window GCATCGTCTTTCATAACCGCTCCTTTCTATGTGAAATGGACTGCAGTCGGTCCTCTTGTTTCCCACTGTGAATTCGTCAACCGAACGGATCACCCTCCAGGGCCTCGAGCACTTTCCAAATTCAGTTCCTGCTCCGAAAAGGGTTCCGTGCAAAATGAACCTCCTTAGAGGGAAATCCTTTGCTGGTTCGCCTGTCGGGTGCTGCGACGCGTTTCCTCGTCGATCCACCCCATTTTGAAATCGTGGCAAAATGGAATCGACGTTTCTGCGGGAAGGATCTTTCCTGCCGGGAAGGCAGGTAATTTCGGGCCGTTCGGGGGTTTTTCACCGAAGTATACCACACTATCGACGGATGGCTCCATAGTCCTGAAACAGAAAAGAGAGGCCAACCCTTTTTCGTTCGAAATTCAAACATGTGTGGCCTTCGCATCCCTCTCCGCCGATCGGTCGATTCGCCGGAAAGATCCTGCAAAAAAAATCCGTTATGCAGCGCCTCCGCAGCCAACCCGACCGCATGCTCCAGAAGCAACCCTATCGACCGCCCGGGATAACCTCTGGCCTGAGGCGACAATTTCTGGTAGAAGGAAGGCATTCCACATCTTCCGGACGGGCATCAGGAACCTTCAATACAGGGAGGACCGGCGCTGAAACGGCAATCCTTTCACTGGGCCTGGGTGATTCTGGGAACCTGTTTCCTGGATCTCTTCGTAAATTACTCCGCCCGCCTCGGCTACGGCGTCGTCCTTCCCGAAATCATCAAGGAACTGGACCTCAGCCGCACCGCGAGCGGCTCCATCTTCAATGCCTATCTTTTCGCCTATATCGCCCTCACGCCCCTGACGGGTTATCTCACCGACCGCCTGGGGGCCAGACGCATCATCACCGCCTGCGCCTTCATCCTGGCGGCCGGCCTCTTCTCCATGGGACGGTCCCATTCGCTCTGGACGGTCCTGTTGTCCTATGCCGTCGTGGGACTCGGGGCGACAGGGATGTGGACGCCGGTCATCACGGTGGTCCAGCGCTGGTTCGCCCCTAACCGGCGGGGACTCGCCCTGGGAATCCTTTCGACGGGTTACGGTTTGGGATTCGCGACCATGGGGGCGGCCTTCCCGTGGATCGTCACCAACTTCACCTGGCGCCATGCCTGGTATTTCTTGGCTGCCGGGGCCCTTGGCATGGTCTTCCTGAACGGCGGGCTCCTCCGGAGCAGCCCCGAGGCGGCCGGCGCCGTGCCTTGGGGCCTGAAGGATATCGGCATCCCCCTGACGACGGGGGGTTCGAAACGGAAGATCCCGCTCCGGAAGGTCTTCAGACACCGGAACTTCTGGCTCATCGGGTGGAGCTACTTTTGCGCCTCCTACGGCCTGTACGGGATCACCACCTTCATGGTCGACTATGCAAAGGACCAGCTCGGGCTGCCCCTCGAAAAGGCGAGTCTGCTGGCGACGGTGCACGGATCCTGTCAGGTGATCGGCGTCCTCACGATGCTGCCCCTTTCGGACTATCTGGGCCGAAGGCGTACGATCATCATCTCCAACAGCATGATCGCCGCCAGCCTGGCTGGGATTCTTTTAAGCGGCCCCTCGTGGCAATGGCTCTACGTCTCCGTAGGCGCCATGGCCGTTTTTTACGGCGTCACCTTTCCGATTTACGGGGCATCGGCCGGCGATTACTTCCCGAAGGAGTACATGGGAAGCGTCATCGGGATGTGGACCCCGTTTTACGGGCTGGGGGCCATCGTGGCCAACTGGGTGACCGGTTTTCTGCGCGACACCACCGGCCGATACAATGCGGCCTTCGTCATCTGCACCCTCGCGGCCGTCCTGGCGGTCGCCCTTGTCTGGTTCGTGAGAAAGCCAGTCACCGGCGAAACCGATTGACCTAGAGGAGGAAGACATTCCGGAGATGGAACGTTATTTGTTGATCGATGTCGGCGCAGGCACCATGGATGTGCTGTATTGGGATGCCGCACTCGATATTCACTACAAGGCGGTGGTCAAATCACCCGTCCGGCGTCTGGCCGAGGAGGCGTCGGCCATCGAGGGGGACATCCTCCTGACCGGCTGTGAGATGGGCGGCGGAGCTCTTGGGAGCATTTTACGCGGCAAGGCCGATTCGGCCCGGGTGGTCATGACCACCGAGGCGGCTGCAACCCTCCATCACGACGTGGAGAAGGTCCGTTCCTGGGGAATCGAGGTCGTGGACGCAGCCCAAGCCTTGGAACGGATGAAAGATCCCGGTCTTAACCGGCTCGAACTGGCGGACGTCGACCCGGAGCGCATCCGCAGGCTCATCGAAAGCTTCGGGGTGCCCTTCGCCTTCGATTGCGTCGGCCTCTGCGCCCAGGACCATGGCGTGGCCCCTCCGGGGGTGTCGCACCTCGACTTCCGGCACCACCTTTTCACGGAGATCCTGGACCGCAGTCCCTCCCCGTCCGCGCTTCTATACCGCGCGGAGGAAGTGCCGGCTGCCATGAACCGCTTGAAATCGCTTGCGGAATCCGCGCGGAAACTGCCGGTGGAAGAAGGGATCTACGTCATGGACAGCGGGATGGCGGCCATTCTGGGCGCTTCACGCGACCGTGCCGCCCTCGCTAAAGAAAGGGTCATGGTGCTGGACGTGGCCACCTCCCACACCGTGGGAGCCGCGCTCGAACGAGACGAAATCGCCGGATTTTTCGAGTATCATACGCGGGACATCACGGCCTCCAGTCTAGACCGTCTGCTGAAAGACCTGCCCGAAGGAAAACTCACCCACGAGGAAATCCTGCGCGAAGGCGGACACGGGGCGTATACCCGGCGGCGTTTCCCCTGGGAAGACGCACTGCCGATCATCGCAACAGGACCCAAACGCGCCCTGTTGAAGGATTCCCGGCTACCCATCGTCTACGGCGCTCCTTTCGGGGACAACATGATGACCGGCTGCGGGGGGCTGCTCGAGGCCATCCGGCGCAGACAGGGGCTCGATCCGGCGGAGATTCTTTAATCTCGCCCTGCCCCTTTTTTCTCGGAGGCACGTCCGGGAAAAGGCTTGTCCAAGAGCGGCGTCATGGGCATCCCCCGGCAAGCCCGGCCGCCCGGTTCTTCAAACGATGATGCATCGGTCCTGGAATCCACGAAATTGGAGGTGTGCGTGGCTATAAATATGGTATAATGGAAATTTGTTGAATTGCATCGCTCGCAGCAGCCTCGACCCACCCTGTCCTTCTTCTGGGTGAACAGACAGGGATACCGGGTCCGGCGATTATAAAGCAGATAGAAAGGAAGTCGTCAAATGATGCCTGCAACAGAGAAAATTTGTGTGCTCCTCCTGGCAGGACTTCTTTTTTTTTCCCTCAGCGCCTGTAACACCATCAAGGGCTTCGGAAGGGACGTCGAGCGGGCCGGAGAAACCATTCAAGACGTCGCAAAATAGGCAGGACAACCGAACCATTCTGCCAAGTCGATCGGCTGTGGAACCCAAGGACGGCGTCATGAGCAAGCCCACACCCCGGGAAATCGAACGCGTCAGGCACCTGCGTGAGGAAATCCGGCGGCATAACCACCTGTATTACGTCCTCGACAACCCCGAGATCTCGGATGCCGAATATGACCGGCTCTTCGACGAACTGAAGGCCTTCGAAGAGAAATACCCCGAACTGGTCACACCCGACTCGCCCACCCAGAGAGTCGGAGCGGAACCGCTTGAAAAATTCAGGACGCTCCGGCACACCGTCCCCATGCTGAGCCTCAACAAGTGCACCACCGAGGCCGAATTTCGGGATTTTCACCGGCGGGTCAAGGATCTGCTGAAGGTGCCCGAAACGGATATCCATTACACCGTCGAGCCGAAATTCGATGGTCTGGCGGTCGAGGTCCGATACGAAAAAGGGGCGTATTCCCTCGGGGCGACCCGAGGAGACGGGACGGTCGGTGAGGATGTGACACACAACCTCAAGACCGTCAAATCCATCCCGCTGAAGCTCATGGGGAACCCCGTGCCCGATACGATCGAGGTGCGGGGTGAAATCATCATGAGCAAGGAGGATTTCGCAGCGCTCAACCGGGACCGCGTGGAACGCGGAGAACCCCTTTTCGCCAACCCGCGCAACGCCGCAGCCGGGTCCGTGCGGCAGTTGGACCCGCGCATCACCGCCTCACGCCCCCTGGGCATGTTCGCTTACGGCATCGGCCGGATGGATTCCCCCCAACCGGCGACCCAGTGGGAAACACTTGAAGCCCTGAAAAAACTGGGGTTCAGGGTCAGCCCGCACATCCGCCTCTGCAGAAGCGCCGAAGA belongs to Desulfatiglans anilini DSM 4660 and includes:
- a CDS encoding MFS transporter; protein product: MILGTCFLDLFVNYSARLGYGVVLPEIIKELDLSRTASGSIFNAYLFAYIALTPLTGYLTDRLGARRIITACAFILAAGLFSMGRSHSLWTVLLSYAVVGLGATGMWTPVITVVQRWFAPNRRGLALGILSTGYGLGFATMGAAFPWIVTNFTWRHAWYFLAAGALGMVFLNGGLLRSSPEAAGAVPWGLKDIGIPLTTGGSKRKIPLRKVFRHRNFWLIGWSYFCASYGLYGITTFMVDYAKDQLGLPLEKASLLATVHGSCQVIGVLTMLPLSDYLGRRRTIIISNSMIAASLAGILLSGPSWQWLYVSVGAMAVFYGVTFPIYGASAGDYFPKEYMGSVIGMWTPFYGLGAIVANWVTGFLRDTTGRYNAAFVICTLAAVLAVALVWFVRKPVTGETD
- a CDS encoding DUF1786 family protein; translated protein: MERYLLIDVGAGTMDVLYWDAALDIHYKAVVKSPVRRLAEEASAIEGDILLTGCEMGGGALGSILRGKADSARVVMTTEAAATLHHDVEKVRSWGIEVVDAAQALERMKDPGLNRLELADVDPERIRRLIESFGVPFAFDCVGLCAQDHGVAPPGVSHLDFRHHLFTEILDRSPSPSALLYRAEEVPAAMNRLKSLAESARKLPVEEGIYVMDSGMAAILGASRDRAALAKERVMVLDVATSHTVGAALERDEIAGFFEYHTRDITASSLDRLLKDLPEGKLTHEEILREGGHGAYTRRRFPWEDALPIIATGPKRALLKDSRLPIVYGAPFGDNMMTGCGGLLEAIRRRQGLDPAEIL
- a CDS encoding entericidin A/B family lipoprotein; the protein is MPATEKICVLLLAGLLFFSLSACNTIKGFGRDVERAGETIQDVAK